The region TTCCGAGACGCGAGAGCCCGGCTTAGAGAGGCGATGGACCTCGTCGCCGCCGAGTTCAGCGACATGTGGGACGACGACCGGTACGTGCGCACAGATCCTCTAGACTAGAGGGTGTCTGAAAAGCGGTCATGAGGCAAGGCGCCGGAGCATGAGGTGGATCATGCACAGGTGCACGAGCGCTTCCTGGGTCTCAGGCAAGGCCTCGTAGTCCCGGCTCATGCGGCGGTAGCGTCCCAGCCAGGCAAATGTCCGCTCCACCACCCAGCGCCTCGGCAGGATCGGGAAGGGGGACCGGGGGGCCAGCTTCTCCCCCAGCGCCACCCGGGTCTAGGCCGATCCCTTCCTTACCCGCTCGACCGTGAGGCCGAGATCGATCCGAGCCCACGCCACGAAGCCGTCGGTGTAGCCGGCATCGACCCAGAGGTGGGCCAGCTCGGGGTAGCGCTTGGCGATCCGATCCAACACCAGCTCGCCGCCCCTCGCTGTCGGCCAGATTGGCGGCGTGCACCACTATCCGGAGCACCAGCCTCGTCACGTCGACGAGCAGGTGCCGCTTGCGCCCGTTGGCCTTCTTGCCCCGTCGTAGCCGCGGTCCCCCTTTTTCGGTGGTCTTCACCGACTGGCTGTCCACTATCCCTGCGCTCAGCCGGGCCGCACGCCCCGCCCTTTGGCGCTCAAGCTCGCGGAGGGCGTCGTGGATGCGCTCCCAGGTTCCGCCTAGACGCCAGAGCCTGAAGTAATGGTACACCGTCTGCCAGGGCGGGAAGTCGTGCGGCAGCGCCAGGCGCAGCCGGTCCTGACGACGTAGCCGATGGCGTCTAGGAGGATCTCTCGTCGTCCGCGTGGTGGACGTCCACCGCTCTTGGGGGCGTGGAACGAGCGGCTCCAGGATGGCCACTCGGCATCTCGGTGAGGTCTGTGAGATAGGGGTGGCGCTCGGGTGAGATGGGGTGGCTCCGGGACGGTGGTGGGGGAGTGACAGCGGCTTCGGTGTGGGGCTTAGATGCTGGTGGTGGCCGAGGCGTGCGGGGCTTGAGCCGGCGCGGGCAGCCCGCACGGATGAGCATGCGACTCATCGTGGAGAAGCTCATCGGGCAGCTCGTCTGCTCCTGCCAGTACGCGCAGTGCTCGGCCAGCGTGGCATCGGGACGGCCAGCGTGGCATCATCGGGATGCGCCGCGACCTGCCGACGCAGCCGAGCGTCATCGCGCCGGATACGGGCAGGACGTCCAGGATGAGGCCGCGAGGCGAGCTCACCCGTCTGGTGGTAGAGGGTGCGGAAGCGCTTGACGCTCGATACGCTCACACCGAAGCTACGGGCGGCCTCGCTCGTGCTCAGACCACCGTCAAGCGCCTCGACGATGGCTACGCGCAGCTCGACCGGATGTGACCTCATACCCCCACAGTATGTTCCCGTCACCCGACCTTTTCAGACACCCTCTAGGGTGGTCAGCCAGCCCTACTTGAGACGGTCAGAGACGATCATTAAGGGCTCGTAGGTACTCCTCGGGACCGATCAAGCCACGCACGAACTCCTGATATGGGTGTTCAGGATCGTGTGTATAGTCCTTATGGGAGCCGTCCTCACCTGGTCTAAGGGCGGGCAGGTCGGACAACGCATCTCTCACACTCACTGCGGCCGGGAGTTCGTTGAAGAGGCTCATGTTGTTGCCAAGTTGCGTCACCGTCTTGGGCGGCTCACTCTCAACATCTCCGCTAGAGTCACCAACCAAGATCACACGAGTCCGTCTCTGCGGGACGCCGTACTCCTCGGCACGCAACCTCCAGACCACAAGCTGCTTGGTGGTAGAAGCGAGCTCGTCTCGGATGGCCCTAAAGACACTACCGCCCTCCATGTTTAGCAGACCCGGGACGTTCTCAAAGACGAACCCGTCTGGCTGCAGTCTCTCGAGGACGGCTTTGTACTGACGGAACAGCCAGTTACGTTCGTCCCCTACGAAGCGCCGGTTGCCTGCCGTCGAAAAGCCCTGGCAGGGTGGTCCTCCGAGTACAAAAAATGGCATATTGGGCGATGCATCACGAGCCTCCTCGCACTTCTGGATGATCGCATCGATTACGTGATGCTCGCGGATGTCGCCGAGAACAATAACATCATGAATGTTGTCTCGGTACGTCAAGAGTGCGGCCTCGTCGACGTCGTTCGCGACCACAGGCTGCCAACCAGCCCATTGAAAGCCTAGGGAGAGTCCCCCGGCACCGCTAAATAAGTCAGCGAATAGCCCGCGAGTAGGGATGGCACGTGCGACCTGGTAGGCGAGCAACGGTGGTACCGCATTGCCGATCTGTCTGCTAACCGCAATGTGGCTGCCACGAAACACAAAGCGGTCTGGGAAGGACTGCAGACGTGCTGCCTCTCTCTGAGAAAGCGTGCGATGTTGCCCGCCGGAGTAGTCGTAGTGTAGGTGGCAACCGTTGCCAGGGCGGGTGAAGTAGGTATTTATTGTGTACGCGGGTGCGTCTGGGCGGAGGCGTCCGTAGTAGGTCGAGCGACTACCCTTGCCGGCGGCGTAGCTGGCACGGATCTGCTGTAGACGCTTGGAGGGAACCGTCTCTGGTATATCCTTCCAGTTCCCCCCAGGAGGCACGGCCTGTGCGATAGTAAGGTCAAGCGCACTCAAGGACGCTGTGTAGTGGTTCGGGATCATCGTGTTCCTGCTCGTCTCGCTCACCTCGCGAGTTGCTGTGAGCCTACAGAGGGACAGCGCCAGGCGGGGCTAGTGAGCAAGGCCCTCTTCTCTTCCTCCTCTACCTTCTCGAACGCCGAGAGTAGGAGCGCGAAGTCCTCGTGTGACAACCCGTATAACTGGGCCACCCGCACCTCTACTGTGGTAAGTGCCTCCTCGTCACCTTTCTCGCAGCGGGCCACCAGTTGAGCAAGCTCGGCCGTTAGGCCCCTGTCATTTAACGGTGGTACACGGGCCTTTCTGACCACGCCGAGCGAGACGTGAGCCGTGGCTAAGCGCATGCGTACCTGAGCCTCAAAGACGAAGGAGTTCATAACCGCAAGGAGGGCCTTCAGTCTCTCAAGGTCGTCGTCCCTGAAGTAAGCGACATGCAGTGAGTTACCTGTGACCATACCGGGAGGAACTATAGCGGCTTGGATTCTGCGTCTCTGGTTAGGTCGCGAGATGTCGCGCCACGCGAGTCGGTAGTGATCCGCTGAAGATGGAATACGAGGCCCGTCGCGATTAACGTATTGGCTCGGAGCTTCGCACATCCTGAAGCGACTCACCATACGTCCTTTGACGAAGAGGTAGTCTCCTTTGTCGCCAAGGAAGCGCCTGTGACCAGTTTCATCCAACTCACGACCAGCCCAAAGATCGTCTTGTGACTCTCCCTCAAGATCCGCGAAGCTTGGTAGGTTGTCCCACTTCGACCGGAGTCCCAGCAGTTCTGGCCCGAACTGCAGAGGGAAGACATAACCGTCTGACCGGAGAGAGTGCCACTCTTGCTCACTGAAGCGCACCTCTTTACCCCGGAGAGCTCGATCGTGAACGACAAGCATTGTAGGGCTATGACTCGTGACGCCTGGGGACACGACTAGTGTCACGCTAGGTTGATCCACCTCATCGAAGAGCTTCGCCTCTGCCACGTAGTAGGCGATGTCGTGCACCACATATTCTTCGAATACCCAGCGGCGCAAGGACTCGGACATCTGATCCGCTAGGAGCGATGCCGGGGACACCACACCGCACACACCATCGTTGGCGGTGAGTCGCAAAGCCACCTCCGTACCTGCTCTGGCCAAGTTCATGCCCCACCCCGCATATCTACGTCGGGGTGCCGACAGCGGATAATACTCGACTAGCCTCGAACTCTGCTGCCGGAGTTGCGCCACGTACTCTCTGGCAACGTCCTCGTCGAGCTGGTCTAGCTCCCGACGGTCAGGCTTGAGGAGCTCCCACGGTGGATTAGTGAGGCACACCACGAACTCTCCGAAGCGACTCGGAGCGTGAGCAAAGGTGTCGCCTAGGACAGTTTCTACCTCGACCTCCACGCCGAGCTGAGCAGCTGTCTCAAGCACCCGCTTTCTCGCTGTGTCGAGCGCCGCTGCGTCGCAGTCCCAGAGCTCGACGCTCCACATCCGCGGACGCGCCCCGTCTCTCTTTGAGACAGCCTCAAGGAACCAGCCGATAAGCCGGCCGTCGCCACAGAACGGGTCGATCACGCTGACTGAACGGCGGCCCTCCAGTTGGGCTGTCCGCACGACCACATCCGCTAGGCGTCGCCCGATGAACTCATGAGTATAAAAACGTCCGGTAGCCCTAGTTAACAAGTCTTTCGAGTTACGCTTCCTCATCTCTTCTCGCCTATTGTGCAACATGGACAGCTGTCTTGGAAGCTCAGGCTTATGGCCTGCTCCGAGAAGAGTCACCTCTGCTCTCGACCTCGACCTCATGCCACTG is a window of Rubrobacter xylanophilus DSM 9941 DNA encoding:
- a CDS encoding Alw26I/Eco31I/Esp3I family type II restriction adenine-specific DNA-methyltransferase, producing the protein MRKRNSKDLLTRATGRFYTHEFIGRRLADVVVRTAQLEGRRSVSVIDPFCGDGRLIGWFLEAVSKRDGARPRMWSVELWDCDAAALDTARKRVLETAAQLGVEVEVETVLGDTFAHAPSRFGEFVVCLTNPPWELLKPDRRELDQLDEDVAREYVAQLRQQSSRLVEYYPLSAPRRRYAGWGMNLARAGTEVALRLTANDGVCGVVSPASLLADQMSESLRRWVFEEYVVHDIAYYVAEAKLFDEVDQPSVTLVVSPGVTSHSPTMLVVHDRALRGKEVRFSEQEWHSLRSDGYVFPLQFGPELLGLRSKWDNLPSFADLEGESQDDLWAGRELDETGHRRFLGDKGDYLFVKGRMVSRFRMCEAPSQYVNRDGPRIPSSADHYRLAWRDISRPNQRRRIQAAIVPPGMVTGNSLHVAYFRDDDLERLKALLAVMNSFVFEAQVRMRLATAHVSLGVVRKARVPPLNDRGLTAELAQLVARCEKGDEEALTTVEVRVAQLYGLSHEDFALLLSAFEKVEEEEKRALLTSPAWRCPSVGSQQLAR
- the dcm gene encoding DNA (cytosine-5-)-methyltransferase — its product is MIPNHYTASLSALDLTIAQAVPPGGNWKDIPETVPSKRLQQIRASYAAGKGSRSTYYGRLRPDAPAYTINTYFTRPGNGCHLHYDYSGGQHRTLSQREAARLQSFPDRFVFRGSHIAVSRQIGNAVPPLLAYQVARAIPTRGLFADLFSGAGGLSLGFQWAGWQPVVANDVDEAALLTYRDNIHDVIVLGDIREHHVIDAIIQKCEEARDASPNMPFFVLGGPPCQGFSTAGNRRFVGDERNWLFRQYKAVLERLQPDGFVFENVPGLLNMEGGSVFRAIRDELASTTKQLVVWRLRAEEYGVPQRRTRVILVGDSSGDVESEPPKTVTQLGNNMSLFNELPAAVSVRDALSDLPALRPGEDGSHKDYTHDPEHPYQEFVRGLIGPEEYLRALNDRL
- a CDS encoding helix-turn-helix domain-containing protein; translation: MRSHPVELRVAIVEALDGGLSTSEAARSFGVSVSSVKRFRTLYHQTGELASRPHPGRPARIRRDDARLRRQVAAHPDDATLAVPMPRWPSTARTGRSRRAAR